The following proteins are co-located in the Acinetobacter shaoyimingii genome:
- a CDS encoding phospholipase D family protein, producing MEIMTHQKYFFLLLVSILFTAITGCHLPMNTSSKDQPIQERTAEWLNESEQVKQNIASGLTAYLSLQDPFMSMAARVHLIQNAKAHLDLQYYIWEDDVIGHHLLSDLLKAADRGVKVRLLIDDQNGTKLDQTLAQLAQHPNFEIKLFNPYKYRHLRVIDYVFRFKNINHRMHNKLIIADGAVAVTGGRNISSEYFDASDHFQFADMDIFFGGKSVEQANHAFLQFWNDDLSYSVQQLLKHEFKSAKQNAGLEQIRKRYADARDFPKSAVDIKIQQAQKQIQTNLEQSPVQWAKANFLADSPDKIRGKVSEDQLLFNQIMQIMGQPKNHIELVSAYFVPTQKGADYLNSLQQQNIKARVLTNSFLANDVPLVHAFYQKYRKTLLQHGVKLYEFKPYIEREHRTWYEVMSGNVIPAKGKNSSRLHAKFFDIDGTVFIGSFNFDPRSAHLNTEVGLVVQSDQLQNEISTLLDTLLPQVAYELNLNEQGQIIWLDHQKNGLVKTHDKEPETTGFQRFVIKLVSIFPIEWMM from the coding sequence ATGGAAATCATGACACATCAAAAATATTTTTTTCTGCTGCTGGTCAGCATACTTTTTACAGCAATTACAGGATGTCATTTACCCATGAATACAAGTTCCAAGGATCAGCCTATTCAAGAACGTACTGCTGAATGGCTCAATGAAAGTGAACAAGTTAAACAAAACATAGCATCTGGTCTTACAGCGTATTTAAGTTTGCAAGATCCCTTTATGAGTATGGCGGCTCGTGTACATCTCATTCAAAATGCCAAAGCCCATTTAGATTTACAATATTACATTTGGGAAGATGACGTCATTGGTCATCATTTATTGTCTGATTTACTCAAAGCCGCAGATCGAGGGGTTAAAGTTCGTTTGCTCATCGACGATCAAAACGGAACAAAGCTGGATCAAACCTTGGCACAGTTGGCTCAACACCCCAATTTTGAAATTAAACTTTTTAATCCTTATAAATATAGACATTTACGAGTGATTGATTATGTATTTCGTTTTAAAAATATCAATCATCGTATGCATAATAAACTGATTATTGCGGATGGTGCTGTCGCCGTGACTGGCGGACGGAATATCAGCAGTGAATATTTTGATGCCAGTGATCATTTTCAATTTGCAGATATGGATATTTTCTTCGGTGGAAAATCTGTTGAGCAAGCCAATCATGCATTTCTACAATTTTGGAATGATGATCTGAGTTATTCAGTACAACAATTATTAAAACATGAGTTTAAATCAGCCAAACAAAATGCAGGTTTAGAGCAAATTCGTAAACGTTATGCAGATGCACGTGATTTCCCAAAAAGTGCGGTCGATATAAAAATACAGCAAGCGCAAAAACAAATTCAAACCAATTTAGAACAAAGTCCTGTGCAATGGGCGAAAGCAAACTTTTTAGCAGATTCTCCAGATAAAATTAGAGGAAAAGTCTCTGAAGACCAACTCCTGTTTAATCAAATTATGCAGATCATGGGCCAACCTAAAAATCATATTGAATTGGTCTCTGCATATTTTGTACCGACACAAAAAGGAGCTGATTATCTCAATTCTTTACAACAACAAAACATTAAAGCTCGAGTATTGACCAATTCTTTTTTGGCCAATGATGTTCCGTTGGTGCATGCATTTTATCAAAAATATAGAAAAACCTTGCTACAACATGGGGTTAAGCTATATGAATTTAAGCCCTATATCGAACGTGAGCATCGAACTTGGTATGAAGTAATGTCAGGAAATGTCATACCTGCCAAAGGAAAAAACTCATCACGACTGCATGCGAAGTTTTTCGATATTGATGGAACTGTATTTATAGGATCATTTAACTTTGATCCACGCTCTGCACATCTCAATACAGAAGTCGGCTTGGTAGTTCAATCTGACCAATTGCAAAATGAAATCTCCACATTGCTTGATACCTTATTACCTCAAGTGGCTTATGAACTAAATCTAAATGAACAAGGTCAAATTATTTGGTTAGATCATCAAAAAAATGGACTAGTTAAAACCCATGATAAAGAACCAGAAACCACAGGTTTTCAAAGATTTGTGATTAAATTAGTCTCAATTTTCCCAATTGAATGGATGATGTAA
- a CDS encoding aminotransferase-like domain-containing protein — MLKTTKIENLVQMIQTQIANHTLIPGERLPSVRQMAEQMSYSVSTVIEAYARLVAMNIIEARKGAGYFVCSPLKTANTIQPRMHYDREVDPLWISRQSLIAETHVIKAGCGWLPNDWMPEHCIRKALKTVATNSVNTLIDYPPPYGHLALREYIAKKNEKYDLNIDTSQILITDSATQSIDLIFRLLLKAGDVILIDDPCYFNFLALINVHHLQAIAIPFTETGPDLKHFENALQHRPKLYLTNSGIHNPTGASLALQTAYQVAKLCEQANVVIIEDDIFSEFEFSPAPRYSALMGLNQVIQIGSFSKTLSASIRCGYIITDHKKIDQLVDLKIATNFSSGHLNAEIIYHAMNDSSYRKHIQHLRQRLINAMNDTLRRLKDLGIEAKVIPKAGLFIWCQLPDEIDAAELSKICLQNDVILAPGSAFSQDDAAKKCLRFNVAQSSQEKVYQVLKTAIEMLRNDTKHSTKH; from the coding sequence ATGTTAAAGACAACAAAAATTGAAAATCTGGTACAGATGATTCAAACACAAATTGCAAACCATACTTTGATTCCTGGGGAGCGTTTACCATCTGTACGACAAATGGCAGAACAAATGAGCTATTCGGTATCAACCGTTATAGAAGCTTATGCAAGACTCGTGGCTATGAATATTATCGAGGCCAGAAAAGGTGCTGGTTATTTTGTTTGTAGTCCACTAAAAACTGCAAATACTATTCAGCCACGTATGCATTATGATCGAGAAGTTGATCCGCTTTGGATTTCAAGACAGTCATTAATTGCAGAAACACATGTGATTAAAGCTGGTTGTGGATGGTTACCAAATGATTGGATGCCTGAGCATTGTATTCGTAAAGCTTTAAAAACGGTGGCTACAAATTCTGTAAATACTTTAATTGACTATCCTCCACCATACGGACATTTGGCTTTAAGAGAATATATTGCGAAAAAAAATGAGAAATATGATTTAAACATTGATACATCACAAATTCTGATTACAGACTCAGCAACTCAGTCAATAGACCTTATTTTTAGACTGTTACTGAAAGCAGGTGATGTCATTCTTATTGATGATCCATGCTATTTTAATTTTTTAGCGCTGATTAATGTACATCATTTACAGGCTATTGCGATTCCTTTTACAGAAACTGGACCAGATTTAAAACATTTTGAAAATGCATTACAGCATCGACCTAAACTTTATCTAACCAACTCAGGTATTCATAACCCAACTGGCGCAAGTCTCGCATTACAAACGGCATATCAAGTTGCTAAATTATGCGAACAAGCCAATGTTGTGATTATAGAAGACGATATTTTTTCAGAGTTTGAGTTTTCACCCGCACCAAGATACTCAGCGTTAATGGGTTTAAATCAAGTCATTCAAATAGGAAGTTTCTCGAAAACGTTATCGGCATCCATTCGTTGTGGTTATATCATTACAGATCATAAAAAAATTGATCAACTCGTTGATTTAAAAATCGCAACCAACTTTAGCAGTGGACATTTAAATGCAGAAATTATCTATCATGCGATGAACGATAGTTCTTATAGAAAACATATTCAGCATTTAAGACAACGCTTAATTAACGCAATGAATGATACCTTGAGACGGTTGAAAGACTTAGGTATCGAAGCTAAAGTGATTCCAAAAGCTGGGTTGTTCATTTGGTGCCAGTTACCTGACGAAATTGATGCCGCTGAACTTTCTAAAATATGTTTACAAAACGACGTGATCTTGGCCCCAGGATCAGCATTTAGTCAAGATGATGCAGCAAAAAAATGCCTACGATTTAATGTAGCGCAATCTTCGCAAGAAAAAGTTTATCAAGTTCTGAAAACGGCGATAGAAATGCTGAGAAATGATACGAAACACTCGACTAAGCACTAG
- a CDS encoding DMT family transporter encodes MQKQTLGWINGFIGMLIFSGSLPATKIAITSFSPEFLTCIRAVIATFAGIICLCIFRQFNLRNIHSHQIKSLLIVGLGVVIGFPLFTAMALEHIDSSRAIVFVGLLPLATAIFGVLRASERPRLTFWIFAILGAGCVITFMLSNASSQKIGIGDFYMLLSILLCGLGYAEGGLLSKTLGGWQVICWALIFSCPLMLFLMFYYLPSHFQPISIQAILGLLYVSLFSMLIGFFFWYKGLALGGVAQVGQIQLIQPFFGLLLSAFILGEHISLAMIFTAIAVVLCVLLAKKYA; translated from the coding sequence ATGCAAAAGCAAACACTTGGATGGATTAATGGCTTTATCGGAATGCTCATTTTTTCAGGCTCACTACCTGCAACTAAAATAGCAATTACGAGTTTTAGTCCTGAATTTCTAACATGTATACGTGCTGTGATTGCAACATTCGCAGGCATCATATGTTTATGTATTTTTCGTCAGTTCAATTTGAGAAATATCCATAGTCATCAAATTAAATCCTTACTAATTGTCGGTTTGGGTGTGGTCATTGGATTCCCTTTATTTACAGCAATGGCACTTGAGCATATTGATTCTTCTCGAGCAATTGTATTTGTAGGTTTACTTCCTCTAGCAACCGCTATATTTGGTGTTTTACGTGCTTCGGAACGACCACGACTCACATTTTGGATATTTGCAATTTTAGGTGCTGGTTGTGTCATTACATTTATGCTCTCAAATGCCTCCTCTCAAAAGATTGGCATTGGCGACTTTTATATGTTGCTGTCTATACTTTTATGTGGATTAGGCTATGCCGAAGGTGGACTACTCTCCAAAACACTGGGAGGCTGGCAAGTGATCTGTTGGGCTTTAATTTTCTCATGCCCTTTAATGCTGTTTCTGATGTTTTATTACCTACCTAGCCATTTCCAGCCGATCTCCATACAAGCAATTTTAGGACTCTTGTATGTATCATTGTTCAGTATGCTTATTGGTTTTTTCTTTTGGTACAAAGGCTTGGCATTAGGTGGAGTTGCACAAGTGGGACAAATACAATTGATTCAACCTTTTTTCGGCTTATTGCTTTCAGCATTTATTTTAGGTGAACACATTTCTTTAGCAATGATCTTTACAGCAATAGCAGTCGTACTCTGTGTTTTATTGGCAAAAAAATATGCTTAA
- a CDS encoding uracil-DNA glycosylase family protein, producing MSELENKIETHPLKPFLPKNAKLLMLGSFPPPKKRWKMDFYYPNFQNDMWKIFGLCFFNDKNHFIDTENKTFKEQMIFDFLNEKGIAIFDTAEQVIRLAGNASDKFLKIHQTTNIELLLNQIPQCQAIVTTGDKATETLMLSMPEGTIKPIIGQFSETHYAQRDLKLYRMPSTSRAYPLAVEKKAEAYMQLFKDTGLL from the coding sequence ATGTCAGAATTGGAAAATAAAATTGAAACTCATCCACTCAAACCATTTTTGCCAAAAAATGCCAAACTTTTAATGTTAGGCAGTTTTCCACCACCCAAAAAACGCTGGAAAATGGATTTTTACTATCCAAATTTTCAAAATGATATGTGGAAAATTTTTGGTTTGTGTTTTTTTAATGACAAAAATCATTTTATTGATACAGAAAATAAAACCTTTAAAGAACAAATGATTTTTGATTTTTTAAATGAAAAAGGTATAGCTATTTTTGATACAGCAGAACAAGTGATCCGTTTAGCAGGCAATGCATCGGATAAATTTTTAAAGATTCATCAAACGACCAACATAGAATTATTACTCAATCAAATTCCACAATGCCAAGCCATTGTAACCACAGGTGATAAAGCCACAGAGACATTAATGCTTTCAATGCCTGAAGGTACCATAAAACCAATCATTGGCCAATTTTCAGAAACTCACTATGCTCAGCGAGATTTAAAGCTGTATCGGATGCCTTCTACTTCACGGGCTTATCCTTTGGCTGTTGAAAAGAAAGCCGAAGCCTATATGCAATTATTTAAAGATACAGGATTACTTTAA
- a CDS encoding SGNH/GDSL hydrolase family protein has protein sequence MWLKISTVALLPALIVQGYKVKKNTPRLPEPQGERHGQVGQGDTISILIVGDSAAAGVGVSEQQHALSGALLNALRDHFSISWRLHAKTGDDSTKIYHAIQSIEPKQYDVVITSIGVNDVTQLSSAKKWIRKQYAIYDVIQAKFQPKLILASGVPPMHLFPALPNPLAWLFGQYSKQMNQQLKYFIAQHATIRYIPFDIAKYQELNLDMAEDGFHPSKEIYAVWAQELADIILKHFKDE, from the coding sequence ATGTGGTTAAAAATATCGACCGTTGCCTTACTGCCTGCTTTGATTGTGCAAGGCTATAAAGTCAAAAAAAACACTCCAAGATTACCTGAACCACAAGGTGAACGGCATGGACAAGTAGGTCAGGGCGATACAATATCTATTTTAATCGTTGGTGACTCAGCCGCTGCTGGCGTTGGAGTGTCAGAACAACAGCATGCATTATCTGGTGCGTTGCTTAATGCTTTACGGGATCATTTTTCTATATCGTGGCGATTACATGCAAAAACAGGAGATGATTCAACTAAAATTTATCATGCGATTCAAAGCATTGAGCCAAAACAATATGATGTGGTCATTACTTCAATTGGTGTAAATGATGTCACACAGCTCAGCTCTGCAAAAAAATGGATTAGAAAACAGTACGCAATTTATGATGTCATTCAAGCAAAGTTTCAGCCAAAATTGATTTTAGCTTCGGGTGTTCCTCCAATGCATTTATTTCCAGCTTTACCCAATCCATTGGCCTGGTTGTTTGGACAATATTCAAAACAAATGAATCAGCAGCTTAAATATTTTATTGCCCAGCATGCAACTATCCGATACATCCCATTCGACATTGCCAAGTACCAAGAACTTAATCTGGACATGGCTGAAGATGGCTTTCATCCGAGCAAAGAAATTTATGCAGTATGGGCTCAAGAATTGGCAGATATCATTTTAAAACACTTTAAAGATGAATGA
- a CDS encoding alpha/beta hydrolase-fold protein, producing MMIVKKLCLTLLFSGLYSPSLIAVADTSLKQLSPNNQKKILDPIYQSSDLSTQSPILNHVAKKKPLQTSDQSSKAQNIKSHARPCEDVQPESTLLRSLQLDLKSQSKTELRQQRIEQFWQTVQQQGTPYVEKIDAEKSRIIFLWNGPEHNVRLIGGPSNDHEWLTRLAGTNIWFKEAIVKNQFMGSYSYAVNVPLVDDFLTHYCPHLNPNLKESRPQRRAVLKVNKLDPYNPRRFFNNSPNQSALRNENIVILAKSPAFIDPSQFPNHKQPELKTYRFESKILNNSRVIQIYQSKKIKKNQNYITAIFFDGQHYAELLNVPKALDILVEQGKLPPIQAVFLSPPNEQIRPQELTPNREFSKFFSQEFLSWLDKKLPNKRHKNKTVLLGSSLGGLSSAYLALENPKHISHVVPLSGSFWWQEHSSDLPNGMSKIIREKQKQPKQAWYITANSYESSRNNNELSILETTPIVAQDLREKGHDVEYKNYVGGHSYAIWQGILQDALLHFFQD from the coding sequence ATGATGATTGTGAAAAAACTCTGTTTAACACTGTTGTTCAGCGGTCTATATAGTCCGTCACTCATTGCTGTTGCTGATACTTCATTGAAACAGTTGAGCCCGAATAATCAAAAGAAAATATTAGACCCAATCTATCAGTCCTCAGATTTATCCACCCAAAGTCCAATTCTAAATCACGTCGCAAAAAAGAAACCACTTCAAACTTCAGATCAATCATCTAAAGCACAAAACATCAAAAGCCACGCACGCCCATGTGAAGACGTTCAACCTGAAAGTACTTTACTGCGTAGCTTACAACTGGATTTAAAATCGCAATCTAAAACAGAACTGCGTCAACAACGTATTGAACAGTTTTGGCAAACCGTTCAACAACAGGGTACACCTTATGTTGAAAAGATCGATGCTGAAAAAAGTCGAATAATTTTTTTATGGAATGGGCCAGAACATAATGTGCGTTTGATTGGTGGACCGAGTAATGATCATGAATGGCTGACGCGTCTTGCAGGTACAAATATTTGGTTTAAAGAAGCGATTGTGAAAAATCAGTTTATGGGAAGTTATAGTTATGCTGTAAACGTTCCTTTAGTGGATGATTTTCTGACCCACTATTGTCCACATTTAAATCCAAACTTAAAGGAATCTCGACCACAGCGCCGTGCAGTCTTAAAAGTCAATAAACTTGATCCTTATAATCCACGCCGTTTTTTCAATAACTCACCGAATCAAAGCGCTCTTCGCAATGAAAATATTGTGATTTTAGCGAAATCCCCTGCGTTTATTGACCCTTCACAATTTCCAAATCATAAGCAACCTGAACTTAAAACATATCGTTTTGAAAGTAAAATATTGAATAATAGTCGTGTTATACAGATTTATCAGTCAAAAAAAATTAAGAAAAACCAAAACTATATAACGGCAATTTTCTTTGATGGTCAGCATTATGCTGAATTACTCAATGTGCCTAAAGCCTTAGATATCTTAGTTGAACAAGGCAAACTCCCCCCGATTCAAGCGGTGTTTCTCTCTCCACCCAATGAACAGATTCGACCGCAAGAACTCACACCCAACCGTGAGTTTTCCAAATTTTTCAGTCAGGAATTTCTGTCTTGGTTGGATAAAAAATTGCCAAATAAACGTCATAAAAATAAAACCGTATTATTGGGTTCAAGTTTAGGTGGTCTAAGCTCAGCATATTTAGCACTTGAGAATCCTAAACACATTAGCCATGTTGTACCTTTATCTGGATCGTTTTGGTGGCAAGAACATTCATCTGACTTACCGAATGGTATGAGTAAAATTATTCGTGAAAAGCAAAAACAACCTAAACAAGCGTGGTATATCACTGCAAACAGTTATGAATCTTCACGAAATAACAATGAACTCAGTATTTTAGAGACAACACCGATTGTAGCTCAAGATTTACGAGAAAAAGGTCATGATGTCGAATACAAAAACTATGTTGGTGGCCATTCTTATGCAATCTGGCAAGGGATTTTACAAGATGCGCTATTGCATTTTTTTCAGGACTGA
- a CDS encoding SDR family oxidoreductase has protein sequence MAKTILITGASSGIGAGMAREFAKKGYNLAICARRVERLQSLKQELEQQYGIQVIAKILDVTQYDQVFEVFNAFKSEFGTLDRIIVNAGVGDGRRIGKGKFEINRSTVETNFISALAQCEAAVEIFREQNAGHLVVISSISALRGMPKHLTAYGASKAGVAALAEGIRAELLNTPIQVTTIFPGYIRTEINEGAQKLPFEIDEKTGSRLLVAEIEKAPAKAYIPKWPWLPIGFAMRVLPLKWVNKLSG, from the coding sequence ATGGCGAAGACAATATTAATTACCGGTGCAAGTTCAGGCATTGGTGCTGGTATGGCACGTGAATTTGCCAAAAAAGGTTATAACTTAGCAATATGTGCTCGTCGTGTAGAACGTTTGCAAAGTCTAAAACAAGAACTTGAACAACAATATGGCATCCAAGTGATTGCGAAAATTTTAGATGTCACTCAATACGACCAAGTGTTTGAGGTTTTTAACGCTTTTAAATCTGAATTTGGCACATTGGATCGAATAATTGTCAATGCCGGTGTTGGAGACGGACGTCGTATTGGGAAGGGCAAATTTGAAATTAATCGTAGCACAGTAGAAACCAATTTTATTTCAGCATTGGCGCAATGTGAGGCAGCAGTTGAAATTTTCCGAGAACAGAATGCAGGGCATTTGGTGGTCATTTCTTCTATCAGCGCTTTAAGAGGTATGCCGAAGCATTTAACGGCTTATGGTGCGAGTAAAGCGGGAGTTGCGGCTTTGGCAGAAGGTATACGTGCAGAATTACTCAATACACCTATTCAAGTCACCACCATATTCCCTGGATACATTCGTACGGAAATTAATGAAGGCGCACAAAAATTACCTTTTGAAATTGATGAAAAAACAGGCTCAAGACTTTTGGTGGCTGAAATAGAAAAAGCTCCAGCTAAAGCTTATATTCCTAAATGGCCATGGTTACCCATCGGTTTTGCAATGCGAGTTTTACCATTAAAATGGGTCAATAAATTAAGTGGATAA
- a CDS encoding histidine phosphatase family protein has product MTTIYLVRHGQASFGAESYDKLSSNGELQAKLLGQYFDKILKEAPYVVAGSMQRHQQTAKLALAECFPECELLTNDAWNEFNHQQVFEQYDERFKAPHLLKQEVSKYESPRAYLAEIFEGAMQRWTGGEFHHEYEESWPQFKARVENALTDLCEILAQTKPRYAVVFTSGGVISVLAGKLLELSVNRTFALNWAITNTSLTTLRLVGTEPQLLSLNEHHFIKAERPDLLTWL; this is encoded by the coding sequence ATGACGACCATTTACCTAGTCCGACATGGTCAGGCATCTTTTGGTGCAGAAAGTTATGACAAACTTTCATCTAACGGAGAATTACAAGCCAAACTCTTGGGGCAATACTTCGATAAAATTTTAAAAGAAGCACCCTATGTTGTTGCAGGTTCCATGCAACGTCATCAGCAAACTGCCAAATTAGCACTTGCCGAATGTTTTCCTGAATGTGAATTGCTCACCAACGATGCTTGGAATGAATTTAATCATCAACAAGTCTTTGAACAATATGATGAGCGCTTTAAAGCGCCGCATTTGTTAAAACAAGAAGTGTCTAAGTATGAAAGCCCACGGGCATATTTGGCTGAAATTTTTGAAGGTGCGATGCAACGTTGGACTGGGGGTGAATTTCATCATGAATATGAAGAATCTTGGCCACAGTTTAAAGCGCGTGTAGAAAATGCTTTAACTGATTTATGTGAAATTTTAGCTCAAACCAAACCTCGTTATGCTGTGGTGTTTACCTCAGGCGGGGTGATTTCGGTATTGGCAGGAAAGTTACTGGAACTTAGCGTCAATCGCACCTTTGCTTTAAATTGGGCAATCACCAATACCAGTCTTACCACTTTACGTTTGGTAGGTACAGAACCACAATTATTGAGTTTAAATGAACATCATTTTATAAAAGCTGAGCGTCCAGATTTATTGACATGGCTTTAA
- a CDS encoding phosphotransferase family protein — protein sequence MSVIDMGGQVREGEELDVRAVGNWLVENGCEIEGPVEVTQYSGGASNWTYRLKYLNDDLILRRPPKGTKAKSAHDMAREFQVQNYLAEFYPVVPEMVALCQDESVIGCDFYVMKRIEGIIPRAKLPPELKFGEAEVRELCINVLDKLIELHQIPYEGTKLEKIGKGDGYCRRQVEGWDSRYEKAHTMNVPSFKFVRHWLLDNIPEDSKTCVIHNDWRFDNIILDPNNPTQVIGVLDWEMATLGDPLMDLGSALAYWVEDTDNQIFKSTRRQPTHLKGMFSRKEVVEYYLKKTGLQTDNWTFYEVFGIFRLAVIAQQIYYRYYHKQTTNPAFKDFWIVIHALHIRALKLIGLHKLEANELAQKYIAKFKELMPK from the coding sequence ATGTCAGTGATTGATATGGGGGGTCAAGTTCGAGAGGGTGAAGAGCTGGATGTCCGAGCAGTAGGAAATTGGTTGGTTGAAAATGGATGCGAAATTGAGGGTCCTGTAGAAGTCACTCAATATTCTGGCGGAGCATCCAACTGGACGTATCGTTTAAAGTATTTAAATGATGACTTAATTTTAAGACGACCTCCCAAAGGCACAAAAGCCAAATCTGCACATGACATGGCACGTGAGTTTCAGGTGCAAAATTATTTAGCAGAGTTTTATCCTGTTGTTCCTGAAATGGTCGCACTTTGTCAGGATGAATCTGTCATTGGTTGTGATTTTTATGTGATGAAGCGCATTGAAGGCATTATTCCGCGTGCAAAACTTCCACCAGAGTTAAAATTTGGTGAAGCAGAAGTCCGTGAGCTTTGTATCAATGTTTTAGATAAATTGATTGAACTTCATCAGATTCCCTATGAAGGAACCAAATTAGAAAAAATAGGAAAGGGTGACGGATATTGTCGTCGTCAGGTTGAAGGTTGGGACAGTCGCTATGAAAAAGCCCATACCATGAACGTGCCATCATTTAAATTTGTGCGTCATTGGTTATTAGACAATATTCCTGAAGATTCTAAAACCTGTGTAATTCACAATGATTGGCGTTTTGACAATATTATTTTAGATCCGAACAATCCAACGCAAGTGATTGGTGTTTTGGATTGGGAAATGGCAACTTTGGGTGATCCACTTATGGATTTAGGTTCCGCCTTGGCGTATTGGGTGGAAGATACTGATAATCAAATTTTTAAATCAACACGGCGTCAACCAACGCATTTAAAAGGCATGTTTAGTCGTAAAGAAGTAGTTGAATATTATTTAAAGAAAACAGGACTTCAAACAGATAATTGGACCTTCTATGAAGTGTTTGGTATTTTCCGCTTAGCAGTGATTGCACAGCAAATTTATTATCGGTATTACCACAAGCAAACCACCAATCCTGCATTTAAAGATTTCTGGATTGTGATTCACGCTTTACATATTCGTGCTTTAAAATTGATTGGATTGCATAAGCTAGAAGCCAATGAGTTAGCTCAAAAATATATCGCTAAATTTAAGGAGTTGATGCCAAAATGA
- a CDS encoding acyl-CoA dehydrogenase family protein — MFELSPRAQEYVSKTKAFIQNEIEPIEQAFWNQVHDLNQGADWTKWQWPAQLETLKNKAKQANLWNMFLPDPVLGQGLSVQEYAHIAELSGRSLLAPIVFNCNAPDSGNMEVLWRYGSEQQKKQWLLPLLDGKIRSVFCMTEPEVASSDATNMQATAVVEGNEIVLNGRKWWSSGLGDPNAKIIIFMAHTPNENKDRHHQHSMVLVPVDTAGVNIERMLPVFGDYDAPHGHGEISFNDVRLPIDHFIGGAGQGFEIAQGRLGPGRIHHCMRCIGAAEKSLEMMIDRGMSRQAFGKEILKLGGNLERVAEARVAIDQARLLTLYAAYKMDTLGNMAALTEISAIKVVAPNVLQQVVDMAIQIHGGAGLSRDTPLTGFFAQARALRLADGPDEVHKGMIAKLELAKRGYSSRRK, encoded by the coding sequence ATGTTTGAACTGTCGCCACGCGCTCAAGAATACGTGTCTAAAACTAAAGCATTTATTCAAAATGAAATTGAACCCATTGAACAAGCGTTCTGGAATCAAGTCCACGATTTAAATCAAGGTGCGGATTGGACCAAATGGCAATGGCCAGCACAACTTGAAACATTAAAAAACAAAGCCAAACAAGCCAATCTTTGGAATATGTTTTTACCCGATCCAGTCCTAGGACAAGGATTGTCAGTACAAGAATATGCACATATTGCTGAACTTTCAGGTCGCAGTCTTCTAGCACCGATAGTTTTTAACTGTAATGCACCAGACAGTGGCAATATGGAAGTGCTTTGGCGTTATGGTTCTGAACAGCAAAAAAAGCAATGGTTATTGCCACTTTTAGATGGAAAAATTCGTTCGGTCTTTTGTATGACCGAACCTGAAGTTGCTTCCAGTGATGCAACCAATATGCAAGCCACTGCGGTTGTTGAAGGCAATGAAATTGTATTGAACGGACGTAAGTGGTGGTCTTCAGGTTTGGGAGATCCGAATGCCAAAATTATTATTTTTATGGCACACACGCCAAATGAAAATAAAGACCGCCATCATCAACACTCTATGGTCTTGGTTCCTGTAGATACTGCAGGAGTCAACATTGAAAGAATGCTCCCTGTTTTTGGTGATTATGATGCTCCACATGGACACGGCGAAATCAGTTTTAATGATGTACGTTTACCCATTGATCACTTTATAGGTGGTGCTGGTCAAGGCTTTGAAATTGCACAAGGTCGTTTAGGTCCAGGTCGTATTCATCATTGTATGCGGTGTATTGGTGCTGCAGAAAAATCATTAGAGATGATGATTGACCGTGGTATGTCTAGACAAGCTTTTGGCAAAGAAATCTTAAAACTGGGTGGAAATTTGGAACGTGTGGCAGAGGCGCGTGTCGCCATTGATCAAGCACGCCTTTTGACCTTGTATGCTGCTTATAAAATGGATACTTTAGGAAATATGGCAGCATTAACCGAAATCTCAGCCATTAAAGTGGTTGCACCGAATGTTTTACAGCAAGTTGTCGATATGGCTATTCAAATTCATGGTGGTGCAGGACTTTCACGTGATACTCCATTGACTGGTTTTTTTGCTCAAGCCAGGGCACTTCGTTTAGCCGATGGTCCTGATGAAGTACATAAAGGTATGATTGCTAAACTTGAATTGGCAAAACGTGGTTATAGTTCTCGGCGTAAATAA